The genomic segment TGAATCCGGTGGTCGCGGCGCTGCTGTCCAACCCGTACACGCAGGGCGCCGCGCGTGCCCTGGCCTCGTCCACCACGGCCGCGCTCAAGGGGTTCGTGACCTCCGTGCGGACCGCCCTGGACACCATCGGCCTGGTCAAGCTGGTGGCGGCGATCGCCGCCCTGGTGACCGTGGCCCGCGAGATCCACGGCCTGCTCTCCGGCACCCCTGCCGCGACCGCCGCCCCGGCCGCCCCACCGCCCGGCACGACCACGCCTGCCGTGACGACGCCTGGGGTGACGGCGCCTGCCGTGACGGCGCCTGCCGTGACGGCGCCTGCCGTGACGGCGCCTGGGGTGGCGGCGCCTGGGGTGGCGGCGCCTGGGGTGGCGGCGCCGGGTGTCACCGCGCCTGCTGTGCCGGCGCCGGGTGGGACCGCGCCGACCGGTACGGCGCCGACCGGTACGGCGCCCGGGCGGGGTCCCGGGGCCAACGTCTGGATCGCGGTGGACCCGAGGACCGGACTGCGGGTCTGCGGCAACTCGGCCAACCCGTGACCAGAACCCCGAGCATCAGGAAGAGGAGATCAGTGATGCAACCGCAGAACACCGACCCCCGGCAGCTCGAAGCCGCCATGAACGACCTGCTGGAGCAGGTACGCGCCAGCACCGAGCGGGTCGACGAGCTGAACCGCTCGCTGGCCACCCGCGAGATCACCGGGTACGCCGGCAACGGTGAGGTGACCGTCCGGCTGCTCGGCAACGGCCGGTTCACCGAGGTCGTCATCGATCCCGACGCGCTGCGTCGGTTCGGCGCCGAGGACGTCGGCGCGTTGGTGCTGGAAGCGGTGAACGACGGCCTGCGCCGGATGCAGGAGGCCAACCAGGCGGCGTACGCGCCGCTGATGGCCGAGTCCGGGGAGGGATGACCGTG from the Solwaraspora sp. WMMD1047 genome contains:
- a CDS encoding YbaB/EbfC family nucleoid-associated protein, with the protein product MQPQNTDPRQLEAAMNDLLEQVRASTERVDELNRSLATREITGYAGNGEVTVRLLGNGRFTEVVIDPDALRRFGAEDVGALVLEAVNDGLRRMQEANQAAYAPLMAESGEG